The DNA sequence atattgattGATTCAATATGGATTGAAATAATATCAATGAATCGAGTGCTAATCAATAAACgtacaatgaaaaatgaaaaagtttaCTATTGCACAATATGGTGATTATTCCAGATATTTTTCATCTGAATATAATTTTCTGTGCTTATTTATCTGACCTACCAAGGAAGGGAGTTTGTTTTTGGTTGTCAGGTTTCTAGGATTACAGGCAGTACGAGTTGGTGTTGACTGGACTGGCcaaactgtgcttgtgaagaaaataaataaggatTGCATTTGACTTTGATTTAAGTTAAAgccaaatgtattttgaatCTAGGTCTACACTTTTCCTCCACATAACATTATTTCAtctgagagaagaaaaacaggctCTATAAAACATTTAAGGCATAAagcatttaacaaataaaacagttaacaaataaaacagctaaaaacatggatactcaaatctggacctcaaatccGAATCCCgtcctggttttctttcccccaAAGTAATTAACTAAACAATTAGcactactgattggccagactgtattcacacctgactcccaggaaagggagggtggaaaaccagcaggtctCGGACCCCAAGGGCCGTGATTTGAGTACCAGGGAGCAAAAACATACAAGGCAAAGAGGTGAGTCCAAAATGGAGTTATTAGAGCATCCAGCAATCTGGCAGAATAAACTGACCTGCTTGATCTTTAGGCACTCGCACAGGTCCCAGAATGCAGGAGAAGCAAATTCAGTCACAGACCTTTGTCAGACCCAAGCTCAACGTTCCTCTCCAGTGAATATGTTTAAATAGAGACAATGTCAGTGCAGCATTTTATACTGAGTTCCCAGAACATgcggtaagaaaaaaaagatgtgtacAGAATGTCCAGATAGATTATAATCCACACTTCTATGCATATATATGATTGTATGTCTGCATATGTCACAAGATAGGATGAGTACATACATTACAAAACAGGAATGCAGTGTCCTGAAAGAATACTTtgataagaatttttttttcttttttcttattgtaCATAGCATAATAGTGTGTAAAGTTTTCTGTGTAGCTTTGGTTTCCGTAATTACAAGAGAATCAAAAATGGCTTAGGCTACAATCTGCCAAAATATAATCATATATCAACAATGAGTAACAAAGAATCTGGCAAATAATAGTATTAGTGGGGAATTTAGCAATTCACAATATATCAGATTAACATTGGTGCCTGAAGAAATATGTTTGAATCATTCACCAAAGCAATGCACTCAACGTGTTTCTAGAGAAAATATCCATCTATTGAATGAATCCAGTCTCAACTATTAAAATCTGAAAGTCATTAAAGATTTTTGACATCACTCATTTTgcaattgatttattttatatttataaagtCTAAATAGTGAAAAGACGTCCGCACATTCAGCCCAATTATGGCTCAGGTGCTAcaagaataaaaacagataGGCCTAAATAATAAAGGAAGAACTTGGCACACTGAGTATATTGCAAATCTAGTTTAATTAGtagtattaattaatttttgtctaAAATTAGACAAGTGGACATAAAAACAAGCTGCGTGGATTTTTTGCAGACCTGGAGGTCAATTTCACTGGCTTGGACCAGATAACATTGTTGACATATTTGCATGGTACTACAGCCAGCTGCTATCATTTCACTGATTAGTGTTTCTTTGTAGAAACAAGACCAGCTGTACCGCAAAAGCATAGGACTGACAAACTGAACTTGTAAGAAACCCcgcagatacaccaaacagtgCATCGAGGTCACCAACAGTGAGAAACCAGAACTTGTCATGTCGAGGTCACCAACTGCAAGGTAGCCCTCCACGAACAGCGGGAGGATCTGAATGGCAACGGAATGCGTGTAGTCTTACCCGGTGCTACTGGAACgagattcatttaatgttatcttgatTATCGAActccaaaatagtgttttaacctttcctctgtgctaacagttatgcataaATGGCGGAGACTGCTGTCCATCAATAGTGTTTCTCTATAAAGATTACTATCCAACTTGGTAGACATGGACATGTCTTTGGTTTTTGTAGCATGCATAAATACAACTATGTATCCTGCTATGACACTGTTGTATAGGCAAGTACGAGGcacagatatcctgagttctgtTTGTATGggaggaccttaaaactgctaagtgtgcagtggtaagagtcaaagaggaatacCAGGTTAGACTGAACGCAGTTTATTGGTCAGTTtgttcagtaataatgacaatatacaatggcgcaaaagtgtgtgtataaatggCTATacgcatatgcatatgcacaggAGACCGTGTTAACCCCGGACCATTACACTCTTCCCATGATATATGaaaagatcaaagcaaaacatgaaatcatcaaataaagacacaatacTAACAAAACTGCATAGATCAATGATCTTGCTTGCATTGTAAGCATATCACACCAGGTTAATCTTTGTAGctgagacaccaacttgttccccatgacatcgaTTGGAGAACTGaagttttacataatgctgactcagttggatgttttgcaactgagcactgtctctctATCATACTTGCTGACtctctgtcagcacagtaaccagtctgttttcttttggaggtctgataaggagcacacttctgtaaactgcCTTAcaatttcacatactgtatctgttttttaaaggaaactATGCCCTTTCAAGAATAAGAAGCACATGCTGAAGGAACATCAAAGATATTTAATGTGCATGTACGAGGCTGAAATTGGGCACCAAGTCTACATAGTCTTAAAAGCCAGCATGGAATAAAACCAAAACTGCATTTATAGTACATTGTGTTAATTGAAAATCtcattttgtcctgttttttcttaaattccCTTATTTTTTACCAGTGATGAggatgttgtgttgtgttaagaGTGATGTCAGAGCCCTGTTGTGTCCTGTGATGTGTATGTGGGTGGCAGTtaagcattgcttcagtatacatcctgctgtataaatgggagCAATTATGCTATGTAATAAGTAGCGTGAGTCGCTcgggataagagtgtctgctaaatgactaattCAATTCAATGCAGCGTAGCTTCGCAGTGCTCCGGAACATTCTGAGGTGGGGGGAGCCGTAGCAAAGATGGCCAGGAAGTTTCGGCTCCCATCTTGCTTATCTACCTTGTGCACATCCACAAAGCCCACGGCATTCAGGGCTTCCATGTAAGGCTCTGCTTCTATAGACATGCCCTGGAAGAAGCCCTGCTTGACCCCACCCCTGAGGACTGCCATGTCCACTGTGGCTACCATCCTTGCACCTGCGGATTATCAAAATATACGTTTACCATGTAAAATgagcattattacattacattacattacaggcatttacagtAGCAAACACctttatccagagggacttacaccACATTTTCACATAGGTCTAATTGCATTTAGCAGTGTTGCTATAAGCTACATGATACCATGACCAAATAGATATCCCGCATGACCTATGTTTGCCTGGCCGACCCTGTTTGTGCACCGCTGGCCTAAACAAGAAGTTGCTTCAAGGACAACTATTATAAGCAGTTTGGCGGAGTGCAGTAGGAACTACATGGGTCGCCTCTccattgaaaatatttccagCGAGAGCGCAGTGGGAATGTTTGGTGTAAATCCGGGATAACTCACAATGATTTCACGACGCAATAGATATCCCCTCGTGACCCACAGTTTGTGCTCCGCTGAGATAGCTTATCTGTCTACTCATACGTTCTTttgtaacaaaacaaatgactgtttgttaggttaacatTACACTTAGTGATTATAAATGGGTCTCTGTGCATCCTTGGTgacattttgtatttctgacagtaacactgatgttctgtACCACTGCTCATCTCTCTGGATAGAAGCGCCTGCCAAATGACTGTAGTGTATACTGATGATGTAATATCATGTAAAGAACACAGTACTGGCTATAGTGTTACTGTGCCGTACTTCTGCTTACCTGGCTTCATGACCCTGAGTAGCTCGGTGGCAGCAGCAGTCTTGTCGGGCCAGTACATGTGGCAGTTGGAGTGGTAGACTCCATGGATGCATTTATCAGGTAGGGGAATGCTCTCCACCTGCCCCCGCAGAAGGTG is a window from the Anguilla anguilla isolate fAngAng1 chromosome 3, fAngAng1.pri, whole genome shotgun sequence genome containing:
- the LOC118222963 gene encoding arsenite methyltransferase-like, yielding MMKKQITNMTVAKFMGISQCPAFLANAITSQLSHPKKSIMGHFVWQCMEVNNTFLMKNAVKLCQIQPDHNILEVGFGAGIGLHEATKFMTGPEGKLFGLDPSEYMHKVAQERLASHLGAGKVHLLRGQVESIPLPDKCIHGVYHSNCHMYWPDKTAAATELLRVMKPGARMVATVDMAVLRGGVKQGFFQGMSIEAEPYMEALNAVGFVDVHKVDKQDGSRNFLAIFATAPPTSECSGALRSYAALN